One stretch of Thermoproteota archaeon DNA includes these proteins:
- a CDS encoding tetrahydromethanopterin S-methyltransferase subunit H, with protein sequence MRLGGKLGENPPLMIGSVFYRGDRRVKDHERGVFDEEAEEKLIESDLRVARHLNFPYALDVIITSKSAAEPYLKFASRFDVPVLVDGIDPEVRAHAYRIAGELGLSDLAIANAIYPDSTEEELNAIKTSGIKKAVLVAFDPKNALKSLKPEVKLSILEEKLVPKAEEAGVEEFLVDAVVLDPASLASVAESMSFLRSKGYVVGCAPANALAFLSKRRYGDEAYTMLTAALSYLRMRGADFMIFGPAGRFRGVARGLAFLESMLAMEANVPRSKLREHPFSVLRELQRVFQEMSKGEV encoded by the coding sequence ATGCGGCTGGGAGGCAAGCTGGGAGAGAACCCCCCTCTGATGATAGGATCCGTCTTCTACAGGGGAGACAGGAGGGTTAAAGATCACGAGAGAGGCGTGTTTGATGAGGAGGCTGAGGAGAAGCTCATAGAATCGGATCTGAGGGTAGCACGGCATCTGAATTTCCCATACGCCTTGGATGTCATCATAACTAGCAAGAGCGCCGCGGAGCCCTACCTGAAATTCGCCTCGCGATTCGATGTCCCCGTCCTAGTCGACGGGATAGATCCAGAGGTCAGGGCCCACGCCTATAGGATCGCAGGTGAGTTGGGCTTGTCGGATCTGGCGATAGCAAACGCCATATATCCAGACAGCACCGAGGAGGAGCTGAACGCCATAAAGACCTCTGGAATCAAGAAGGCCGTTCTGGTGGCTTTCGATCCGAAAAACGCACTGAAGAGCCTCAAACCCGAGGTGAAGCTATCGATTCTGGAGGAGAAACTCGTACCTAAGGCCGAGGAGGCGGGGGTAGAGGAGTTCCTAGTGGACGCGGTCGTGCTGGATCCCGCCTCACTGGCCTCTGTGGCCGAGTCCATGAGCTTCCTTAGATCCAAGGGGTACGTGGTAGGCTGCGCTCCAGCCAACGCTTTAGCCTTCCTGAGCAAGAGGAGGTACGGGGATGAGGCCTATACGATGCTGACGGCTGCTCTCTCATACCTAAGGATGAGAGGTGCTGACTTCATGATCTTCGGACCGGCCGGCAGGTTCAGGGGTGTTGCGAGAGGACTCGCATTTCTCGAGTCTATGCTGGCCATGGAAGCCAACGTGCCTAGAAGTAAACTCAGAGAGCACCCCTTCTCCGTTCTCAGGGAACTGCAGAGGGTATTTCAGGAGATGTCCAAGGGAGAGGTATGA
- a CDS encoding 50S ribosome-binding GTPase produces MKVASWKEIAKAMDRVNVVLEVVDSRDPWTTRSRKLEEMAKRRGRKILVAINKSDLVPREILDQWVGIFEEDGLKATYLSARERLGTMRLRRFIKREAPELPAKVLIAGFPKVGKSSIINVLKGRSSASTSPVPGNPGYTRHFQLYRIDRNLYILDSPGILPVEGGPLEMAIRGYPPEELKNPVEVAVSLLERALRSNPGIVKRIYGIEGTDPIEILERLAEKRGWRFKDGEPNVEEAARQVIRDYHRYKLIFYVTPKDLGLI; encoded by the coding sequence ATGAAGGTAGCCAGCTGGAAGGAAATAGCGAAAGCTATGGACAGGGTAAATGTGGTGCTGGAGGTCGTCGACTCTAGGGACCCTTGGACGACTAGAAGCCGCAAACTCGAGGAGATGGCTAAGAGAAGGGGAAGGAAGATCCTCGTGGCGATAAACAAGTCAGATCTGGTTCCTAGGGAGATACTAGACCAGTGGGTGGGGATATTCGAGGAGGATGGCTTGAAAGCGACCTACTTGAGCGCGAGGGAGAGACTGGGCACCATGAGGCTGAGGAGGTTCATCAAGAGGGAAGCCCCCGAGCTGCCAGCCAAGGTACTCATAGCAGGCTTCCCGAAGGTGGGAAAGAGCTCGATAATAAATGTCCTCAAGGGGAGGAGCTCCGCCTCAACCAGCCCTGTGCCCGGCAATCCCGGGTACACGCGCCACTTCCAGCTCTACAGGATAGACAGGAACCTGTACATACTGGATTCCCCGGGAATCCTTCCGGTAGAGGGTGGTCCGCTCGAAATGGCCATAAGAGGCTATCCCCCTGAGGAACTGAAGAACCCCGTGGAGGTCGCCGTGTCCCTCTTGGAGAGGGCCCTCAGATCCAATCCCGGGATCGTGAAGAGGATCTATGGCATCGAGGGGACGGATCCCATCGAGATACTGGAGAGGTTGGCGGAGAAGAGAGGCTGGAGGTTCAAAGACGGGGAACCCAACGTGGAAGAGGCAGCTAGGCAGGTGATCAGAGATTACCATAGGTACAAGCTCATCTTTTATGTCACTCCCAAGGATCTAGGGCTCATCTAA
- a CDS encoding acetoin utilization protein AcuC, translating to MKFVYDDSISSYDFGPGHPFRGDRFPSFIRFLEERGEPFELVGYVGEPPTIEDLKAVHDGEYLNFLRVRSQTGHGMVSLDTPAFKGMWEAALSMVYSSMSAVRLALKERGAAGFGGAHHAGVNYGGGFCLLNDIAIATRWALRNGIESAAIFDHDAHHGNGTMDIFYDDDTVLYVSIHQDPTTIYPGVGFARQVGRGRGEGYTVNIPLPPGAGPSSYEMAFEELVRPIVESFAPKLLIAHGGSDPHFLDPLTQLGLDLRGLWKLGRWASSLPADHRVELLISGYNEHVRNWGWLGIVRGFASLDMGFDPEEIEGRAPKEDDYVIRRAKLSIDDAKSVLSKYWNLS from the coding sequence ATGAAGTTCGTCTACGATGATTCCATATCCTCATACGACTTCGGTCCGGGTCATCCATTCAGAGGAGACAGGTTTCCCTCCTTCATCAGATTTCTCGAGGAGAGGGGTGAGCCTTTCGAGCTTGTGGGGTACGTCGGCGAACCACCGACCATCGAGGACTTGAAGGCAGTTCACGACGGAGAGTACTTGAACTTCCTCAGGGTCAGGAGTCAGACCGGGCACGGTATGGTCTCCCTAGATACGCCGGCATTCAAGGGGATGTGGGAAGCTGCGCTCAGCATGGTCTACTCCTCCATGTCAGCTGTCAGGCTCGCTTTAAAGGAGAGAGGTGCTGCGGGATTCGGAGGCGCCCACCACGCCGGTGTCAATTATGGGGGAGGCTTCTGCCTGCTGAACGACATCGCGATCGCGACCAGATGGGCCCTTAGGAACGGTATTGAGTCCGCGGCGATATTCGACCACGACGCCCATCACGGGAATGGCACCATGGATATATTCTACGATGACGACACGGTCCTTTACGTGAGCATTCACCAAGATCCGACCACTATCTATCCGGGCGTGGGTTTCGCGAGACAGGTGGGGAGGGGGAGGGGGGAAGGGTACACGGTTAACATCCCCCTGCCTCCCGGAGCGGGACCCTCCTCCTATGAGATGGCTTTCGAGGAGCTGGTAAGGCCCATTGTGGAGTCCTTCGCGCCTAAGCTGCTCATAGCTCACGGAGGAAGCGATCCTCACTTTCTGGATCCCCTCACACAGTTGGGATTGGATTTGAGGGGGCTCTGGAAGTTGGGGAGGTGGGCATCCTCACTTCCAGCCGATCACAGGGTGGAACTCCTCATAAGCGGTTACAACGAGCATGTGAGGAACTGGGGGTGGCTGGGGATAGTTAGAGGATTCGCATCCCTAGACATGGGCTTCGACCCGGAGGAGATTGAAGGCAGGGCTCCGAAAGAGGACGATTACGTTATTCGAAGGGCCAAGCTGTCCATAGACGATGCAAAGAGCGTACTCTCCAAGTACTGGAACCTCTCCTGA
- a CDS encoding FprA family A-type flavoprotein: MSWFKREIAEGVTLVRILNTKLPRFENFWPIPNGTSYNFYVVEGSEGNALIDGADFRFSKEFFEALESVVRIEDLRYVITQHTEPDHSGTLAEVMRRAGEAVLLGTKQALSIGEALADFPMDRAREVRDGDEVSLGNKTLRFVLSPMVHWPDTMLTYLVEDSILFTCDLFGSHGASEKVFYDEAPDSFELLDYYASILMPYYAMAAKAVAKVRELNPKIVAPSHGALHREIEGLLSTYERWTSWKPLKKALVVVGSQYENTARAAEAAAEGLRDIGLEVALVDSAETDPDDLLAHTLEAAAILVATSTHNGHPFLGITFYLDLLREYRPKNKVAAVLGSFGWGGGGTRAVKKELEALGIPVVDELAFKGKPKESDLSRAKELGKRLGEEALKLL, encoded by the coding sequence ATGAGCTGGTTCAAGAGGGAGATAGCGGAGGGGGTTACCCTCGTCAGGATCCTGAACACGAAGCTTCCAAGGTTCGAGAACTTCTGGCCCATCCCCAACGGAACATCATACAACTTCTATGTGGTAGAGGGAAGTGAGGGAAATGCCCTCATAGACGGAGCCGATTTCAGGTTCTCCAAGGAGTTCTTCGAGGCCCTCGAGAGCGTGGTCAGGATCGAGGATCTGAGGTACGTGATCACTCAGCACACCGAGCCGGACCACTCCGGCACCCTGGCGGAGGTCATGAGGAGGGCGGGGGAGGCGGTTCTCTTGGGAACTAAGCAAGCCCTCAGCATAGGTGAGGCGCTAGCCGACTTCCCCATGGACAGGGCCAGAGAGGTGAGGGACGGGGACGAGGTCAGCTTGGGGAACAAGACCCTGCGCTTCGTCCTGTCCCCCATGGTCCACTGGCCCGATACAATGCTCACCTATCTAGTGGAAGACTCCATCCTGTTCACGTGCGACCTGTTCGGTTCTCACGGTGCCAGTGAAAAGGTCTTCTACGATGAGGCTCCCGACTCCTTCGAGTTACTGGATTACTATGCCTCCATACTTATGCCCTATTACGCAATGGCTGCGAAGGCCGTTGCTAAGGTCAGAGAGCTGAATCCCAAGATAGTAGCTCCATCCCACGGAGCCCTCCACAGGGAAATCGAGGGACTGCTGAGCACGTACGAGAGGTGGACCTCCTGGAAGCCGCTTAAGAAGGCTCTGGTCGTGGTAGGAAGCCAGTACGAGAATACGGCAAGGGCGGCCGAGGCTGCTGCTGAGGGGTTGAGGGATATCGGCCTCGAGGTAGCTTTGGTGGACAGCGCGGAGACCGACCCAGATGATCTGCTCGCCCACACGCTGGAGGCTGCCGCGATACTCGTAGCTACCTCGACGCATAACGGTCACCCCTTCCTAGGCATCACCTTTTACTTGGACCTCCTCAGGGAGTACAGGCCCAAGAACAAAGTAGCAGCGGTGCTCGGGTCCTTCGGGTGGGGGGGAGGCGGTACTAGGGCCGTCAAGAAGGAGCTGGAGGCTCTGGGCATACCTGTAGTGGACGAGCTGGCGTTCAAGGGTAAACCCAAGGAGAGCGATCTCAGCAGGGCCAAGGAGCTAGGTAAGAGACTTGGAGAGGAGGCATTGAAGCTCCTGTGA
- a CDS encoding methylenetetrahydrofolate reductase, whose amino-acid sequence MEIGVEVPPSPKPRFLRRVSSLIGKADFISIPDSPFGKPAPSSLALAVLLRNIGVNAVPNYRLMDRNELALLSEMMGLAELGMKRVLLVGGDPPSIGRPTGLDAVRAITLVREWGVKVKLGVATSLKPGERLRAKLEAGADFVVTQPIQRVEELYPISDFIGDTPLYTMLMLTLAEMEESVLRAMDIEEVLDVDYKELMDRLEESGLVKGVIISSPRNHSRILEVLGG is encoded by the coding sequence TTGGAGATAGGAGTGGAGGTTCCTCCTTCCCCGAAACCGAGGTTCCTCAGGAGAGTCTCCTCCCTCATAGGGAAGGCGGACTTCATCTCCATACCCGATTCTCCCTTCGGAAAGCCCGCACCCTCCTCCTTGGCCTTGGCCGTCCTGCTCAGGAATATAGGGGTGAATGCGGTCCCCAACTACAGGCTGATGGACAGGAACGAGCTTGCCCTGCTCTCCGAGATGATGGGTCTGGCCGAGCTGGGTATGAAGAGGGTTCTGCTGGTTGGAGGGGATCCCCCCAGCATAGGCAGGCCCACGGGCCTCGACGCCGTGAGGGCGATAACCCTCGTGAGGGAGTGGGGCGTGAAGGTGAAGCTGGGTGTGGCCACCTCCCTCAAGCCGGGAGAGAGGCTCAGGGCTAAGCTGGAAGCGGGAGCGGATTTCGTTGTCACCCAGCCAATACAGAGGGTTGAAGAGCTCTATCCCATATCAGACTTTATCGGGGACACGCCCCTATACACCATGCTGATGCTCACCTTGGCGGAGATGGAGGAGTCCGTTCTCAGGGCCATGGACATAGAGGAGGTGCTTGATGTGGACTATAAGGAACTCATGGACAGGTTGGAGGAGTCAGGACTGGTCAAGGGAGTTATAATCAGCTCCCCGAGGAACCACTCGAGAATTTTGGAGGTCTTGGGAGGTTAG
- a CDS encoding glycosyltransferase family 39 protein has protein sequence MRRSFLIGLLLSLLMATAYISYAYWEMSSGKYRGDDYYVSDEVWYATSARNLLKEVFGVNAKYVREGYAYATLVFTSNEFLEEHLSDVERCLSELDGSVMRANYTETGDKVPLLWVRVPESNLSKLEGCGGAIKVIPGFEYPSKKGIHDYLNLEHPPLGKYLIMASIILFGDEPMSWRLPGLIEGFIMVILVYLIGSRLLNPFWGVVASLALVLDPMFVSMSMVAMLDIHLAFFTTLALLFVVYDRPLAASVAGWLAFSVKFSGLFVVLAVYLYIRIYGRERVLPSLVKALAPAVTYILISIPVISYLGVDRWIIENLNAAAWHTTSRGSGPTPSPPWGWFFNLAPMALHYNPDLIARVNLVSYAFVFAFSFILLPALLERRREYIPILFVGSIVLGYTAVFLKGNRTLYSFYAIQLSSAVAVSFSVIMAYLSLWEGEVNRYLSEGWRRTSRALLGEGLKLPEELSFLRPLLTMDARSLSLSLGILTAAFSSLVLYYMAFMPTSPAALLGLDDIGLSNVLTQFLTESSSELWIRGAAYGTVVMLSSLIILLDLYEGSGGLTYAPLLAVLLLSSSDWTMLAVALAMDSMMLARRRRRLSSSVLLGISGAVNPLTLTAAPLVISMNGRIYALGVIAGLIPPMLIPGSIHWPSDVTGGLLRPLLGEYSLLAGLVAALVPILIWRDEREASVISAGVFLLIAGGRPYWSLIPLLMVSMMGGGPGLALMELAASVPVLSWVTPKLISGPLFKCDPAGPADPCSDPFIALTLLSLALVYWGVRRILLRRGYHGYEGEGLNSPSEVTECNGEHPHSPIFGLSEGFSKLGIGPSVWDEELGVRPHHEEENGRAMSLIDGPDQVQHMPPPSLGGGIREQGRAVPD, from the coding sequence ATGAGAAGGTCCTTCCTGATAGGCCTCCTATTGAGTCTCCTCATGGCTACAGCCTATATCAGCTACGCCTACTGGGAGATGTCGTCAGGAAAATACAGAGGAGATGATTACTACGTGAGTGACGAGGTATGGTACGCCACCTCGGCCAGGAACTTATTGAAAGAGGTGTTTGGCGTCAATGCAAAGTACGTGAGGGAGGGTTACGCTTACGCGACTCTCGTCTTCACATCCAACGAGTTCTTGGAGGAGCACCTGAGCGATGTTGAGAGGTGCCTCTCCGAGCTTGACGGGAGCGTGATGAGGGCCAACTACACGGAGACGGGGGACAAGGTCCCCCTTCTCTGGGTGAGGGTGCCGGAATCCAACCTATCAAAGCTTGAGGGATGTGGGGGAGCCATAAAGGTGATACCAGGCTTCGAGTATCCTTCGAAGAAGGGTATCCATGACTACCTGAATCTGGAGCACCCTCCCCTAGGGAAGTACCTGATAATGGCCTCGATTATCTTGTTCGGAGATGAGCCGATGAGCTGGAGGCTCCCAGGTTTAATTGAAGGCTTCATCATGGTTATCCTCGTTTACCTGATAGGAAGCAGGTTGCTCAATCCCTTCTGGGGGGTCGTGGCATCCCTCGCCCTAGTGCTCGATCCCATGTTCGTGTCAATGAGCATGGTGGCCATGCTAGACATACACCTAGCCTTCTTCACGACCCTTGCCCTCCTGTTCGTGGTGTACGATAGGCCACTGGCGGCCTCCGTCGCTGGATGGCTCGCGTTCTCCGTAAAATTCAGCGGGCTGTTCGTTGTCCTAGCCGTCTACCTCTATATCAGGATATACGGGAGGGAGAGGGTCCTTCCCTCCTTGGTCAAGGCTCTAGCGCCGGCCGTAACGTACATCCTCATTTCCATCCCAGTAATCTCCTACTTGGGAGTGGATAGGTGGATTATTGAGAACCTTAATGCCGCGGCATGGCACACAACGAGCAGGGGAAGCGGTCCAACTCCCTCCCCTCCGTGGGGGTGGTTCTTTAACCTTGCGCCGATGGCCCTTCATTACAATCCAGACCTCATAGCCAGAGTGAACCTTGTGTCCTACGCGTTCGTGTTCGCGTTCTCCTTCATCCTGCTTCCGGCCCTTCTAGAGAGGAGGAGAGAGTACATACCCATCTTGTTCGTCGGCTCCATCGTATTAGGCTATACTGCCGTGTTCTTGAAGGGCAACAGGACCCTTTACAGCTTCTACGCGATACAGCTGTCCTCAGCTGTAGCCGTCTCGTTCTCGGTGATCATGGCCTACCTCTCCCTCTGGGAGGGCGAGGTTAACAGGTACCTCAGCGAGGGATGGAGGAGGACCTCGAGGGCGCTGCTCGGTGAGGGACTGAAGTTACCTGAGGAGCTGTCCTTCCTGAGACCGCTCCTGACCATGGATGCAAGGAGCCTCTCCCTCTCCCTTGGAATCCTCACGGCTGCGTTCTCCTCCCTCGTCCTCTACTACATGGCCTTCATGCCCACCAGCCCTGCTGCGCTCCTCGGGCTGGATGATATCGGCCTCTCCAACGTGCTTACCCAGTTCCTCACCGAGTCTTCATCCGAACTCTGGATTAGGGGAGCAGCCTACGGGACAGTTGTAATGCTCTCCTCCCTGATAATCCTCTTAGACCTCTACGAGGGAAGTGGGGGCCTCACCTACGCACCTCTCCTAGCCGTGCTGCTCCTCTCCTCATCCGACTGGACAATGCTGGCAGTGGCTCTTGCCATGGACTCGATGATGTTGGCCAGAAGGAGAAGGCGCCTGTCCTCGTCGGTCCTGTTAGGGATCTCGGGTGCCGTGAACCCGCTTACCCTGACCGCGGCCCCGTTAGTCATCTCGATGAACGGGCGTATCTATGCGCTCGGGGTAATAGCTGGACTGATCCCGCCCATGCTTATCCCGGGATCGATCCATTGGCCCTCTGACGTGACCGGAGGATTGTTGAGACCCCTACTCGGTGAATACTCCCTTTTAGCAGGTCTCGTTGCCGCTCTTGTACCCATCCTCATCTGGAGGGACGAGAGAGAAGCTTCGGTCATCTCCGCCGGGGTCTTCCTTTTAATTGCCGGTGGAAGGCCCTACTGGTCCCTCATACCCCTCCTCATGGTATCGATGATGGGTGGGGGACCAGGACTGGCCCTGATGGAGCTGGCCGCCTCCGTCCCGGTTCTGTCCTGGGTCACTCCCAAGCTGATAAGTGGGCCCCTATTCAAGTGTGATCCGGCAGGACCCGCCGATCCCTGTTCTGATCCCTTCATCGCGCTGACTCTCCTCTCCCTCGCCCTCGTCTACTGGGGAGTGAGGAGGATCCTACTGAGGAGAGGTTATCACGGGTATGAGGGCGAGGGGCTCAATTCTCCTAGCGAGGTAACGGAATGTAACGGCGAACATCCTCACTCCCCTATTTTCGGCCTCTCTGAGGGCTTCAGCAAACTTGGGATCGGTCCTAGCGTTTGGGATGAGGAGCTCGGCGTCCGGCCTCATCACGAGGAAGAGAACGGCCGCGCTATGTCCCTCATCGACGGCCCGGATCAGGTTCAGCACATGCCTCCTCCCTCTCTCGGTGGGGGCATCCGGGAACAGGGCCGTGCCGTCCCTGACTAG
- a CDS encoding glycosyltransferase family 2 protein: protein MISIIIPTYNERENLEELVSRIDRALAGVDYEIVIVDDNSPDGTADLARELSSKYPIKVKVRPGKMGLSSAVVEGLELTEGDVVAVMDADLQHPPELLPELYRKVTEGCDIAIASRYVEGGSVAGWGLVRRIISRGSILLAWILLPRVRGIRDPSSGYFMFKRSVVEEIVEYLDPKGFKILLEVLVKGNYSKVCEVPYTFGLRRRGSSKLGGGVILSYLLHVLELSPPIVRFAIVGAVGTVVNLTVLWILRYGLKLIHEIASAVAIEVSLLSNFLLNDIWTFRRRRRSGFIQSILRYHVANLAGIITQYGVSVSLHRFLGVESLASQFVGILVGFLVNYALSKSVVWW, encoded by the coding sequence TTGATAAGCATAATCATTCCCACCTACAACGAGAGAGAGAACCTAGAGGAGCTGGTGAGTCGAATAGATAGGGCATTGGCCGGTGTGGATTATGAGATAGTGATAGTGGACGATAACTCGCCTGACGGAACGGCTGACCTGGCTAGAGAGCTCTCCTCCAAGTACCCCATCAAGGTCAAGGTGAGGCCGGGGAAGATGGGACTATCCTCTGCCGTGGTGGAGGGATTGGAGCTGACCGAGGGGGATGTAGTGGCTGTTATGGATGCTGACCTCCAACATCCGCCTGAGCTGCTTCCTGAATTGTACAGGAAGGTAACGGAGGGTTGCGACATAGCCATAGCCTCTAGGTACGTGGAGGGAGGGTCCGTGGCTGGGTGGGGGCTGGTAAGGAGGATAATCTCTAGGGGATCGATACTGCTCGCTTGGATCCTCCTTCCCAGGGTTAGGGGTATCAGGGACCCTTCTTCTGGTTACTTCATGTTCAAGAGATCTGTAGTGGAGGAGATCGTTGAGTATCTGGACCCCAAGGGCTTCAAGATCCTCTTGGAGGTGCTGGTGAAGGGGAACTATTCCAAGGTGTGTGAGGTCCCCTACACCTTCGGCCTGAGGAGAAGAGGTTCCTCAAAGCTTGGAGGCGGCGTCATACTGAGTTACCTGTTGCATGTACTGGAGCTCAGCCCTCCTATAGTCAGGTTCGCCATAGTGGGGGCAGTCGGTACCGTGGTGAATCTGACTGTCCTCTGGATTCTGCGGTACGGTCTCAAGCTGATACACGAGATCGCATCCGCCGTCGCCATAGAGGTATCCCTTCTGAGCAACTTCCTCCTCAACGACATCTGGACATTTAGGAGGAGGAGAAGGAGCGGGTTCATTCAGAGCATTCTGAGGTACCATGTGGCCAACCTGGCCGGCATAATCACCCAGTACGGCGTCTCGGTATCCCTTCACAGGTTCCTAGGTGTGGAATCTCTGGCTTCCCAGTTCGTGGGTATCTTGGTCGGGTTCCTAGTGAACTACGCCCTCAGCAAGAGCGTGGTGTGGTGGTGA
- a CDS encoding GIY-YIG nuclease family protein has translation MGTFEFPVGVLAYVGSAAGPGGLGARIRRHFRKGKTLRWHVDYLTEVMDVPCALAFPDAEEGSLSRILRGVGVPIVRGFGCSDRRADETHLYLMGEDLREALGILGKIEWERAYLIWNPFYRLR, from the coding sequence TTGGGAACCTTCGAGTTCCCGGTTGGTGTTCTCGCGTATGTCGGCTCAGCAGCGGGACCCGGTGGCCTGGGAGCTAGGATAAGGAGGCATTTCAGGAAGGGGAAGACCTTGAGGTGGCACGTGGACTACCTGACAGAGGTCATGGACGTGCCATGCGCCTTGGCATTTCCTGACGCTGAAGAGGGGTCCTTATCTAGGATCCTCAGGGGGGTGGGAGTCCCGATCGTCAGGGGGTTCGGCTGCTCGGACAGGAGAGCCGATGAGACCCATCTCTACCTGATGGGTGAGGATCTCAGGGAAGCCCTGGGGATCTTGGGAAAGATCGAATGGGAGAGGGCCTATCTGATATGGAACCCCTTTTACAGGCTTAGATGA
- the ade gene encoding adenine deaminase, whose amino-acid sequence MELKADLLLDGQYLNVYTGELLDGPVAILGDRILCVRERIEARRVERVDGTIIPGLKDGHIHIESSKLPPGEFARLVVPRGTTSVFADPHEIVNVAGKEGFKFMLEESGKTPLRVHLMVPSCVPASPLEESPFHLDAAAVSELLDEAMGLGEVMNFPGVISGEEDLLRKVEEARRRRMPVDGHAPLLMGEELCLYLFRGVESDHESTTEEEALEKARKGTYVMVREGTASKDMSIIRGLLGVQKRRILLVSDDRSASDLMREGHVDHLLRRAVEEGLDPVEAVQAVTINVAERFGIRELDGIAPGRLADLVVVRDLKRFEALRVYIGGELVASNGEPLFSAVRVKRIGTMKLPSLSPRDLAVKAQGRRARVRVIELTGSLLTEEGEEWLPIEEGLVKAGREVQHLAVVERHGRTGHIGRGFVRGFGMSGAIASTVAHDSHNLIVAGSDLKDMVVAARELERVRGGQVVVSNGKPISILPLPVGGLMSDRPAEEVASLEEELDRAYRSLGGTREDPFMELSFLALSVIPKLKLTPKGLVDVNRQEIVLPLLEVI is encoded by the coding sequence ATGGAACTGAAGGCAGACCTCCTACTGGATGGTCAGTACTTGAATGTCTACACGGGCGAACTTCTCGACGGACCCGTGGCCATTCTGGGAGACCGGATCCTCTGCGTCAGGGAGAGGATCGAGGCCAGAAGGGTGGAGAGAGTAGATGGGACAATTATTCCCGGACTGAAGGACGGTCATATCCACATAGAGAGCAGCAAACTCCCTCCCGGGGAGTTCGCTCGGCTGGTGGTACCTAGGGGTACCACCTCCGTCTTCGCGGATCCTCACGAGATAGTGAATGTCGCTGGGAAGGAAGGCTTCAAGTTCATGCTAGAGGAATCGGGTAAGACCCCACTAAGGGTTCACCTGATGGTACCTTCTTGCGTTCCCGCTTCCCCCCTCGAGGAATCCCCCTTCCATCTCGATGCTGCTGCCGTCTCGGAACTCCTAGACGAGGCTATGGGGCTCGGGGAGGTGATGAACTTCCCTGGGGTGATCTCGGGTGAGGAGGATCTACTCCGGAAGGTGGAAGAGGCTAGGAGGAGAAGAATGCCGGTCGACGGGCACGCGCCCCTCCTCATGGGCGAGGAACTCTGTCTCTACCTCTTCAGGGGGGTAGAGTCCGATCATGAGTCTACTACAGAGGAGGAAGCCTTGGAGAAGGCCAGAAAGGGTACGTATGTGATGGTGAGGGAGGGAACCGCATCAAAGGATATGAGCATAATTAGGGGACTCCTCGGAGTCCAGAAGAGGAGGATCCTCCTAGTATCGGATGACAGGAGCGCGTCCGACCTTATGAGGGAAGGGCATGTGGATCACCTCCTCAGGAGGGCCGTTGAGGAGGGCCTCGACCCCGTGGAAGCGGTTCAGGCTGTGACGATAAATGTGGCCGAGAGGTTCGGCATAAGGGAGCTGGACGGCATCGCTCCCGGCAGGCTAGCTGACCTGGTGGTGGTGAGGGATCTCAAGAGGTTCGAGGCCCTCAGGGTCTACATAGGGGGAGAGCTCGTGGCCTCCAACGGTGAACCCCTATTCAGCGCGGTGAGGGTCAAAAGGATAGGTACTATGAAGCTCCCCTCCCTCTCACCTAGGGATCTCGCCGTGAAGGCCCAGGGAAGGAGGGCTAGAGTGAGGGTCATTGAACTGACTGGATCTCTCCTTACTGAGGAGGGTGAGGAGTGGCTTCCCATTGAGGAAGGACTGGTCAAGGCGGGGAGAGAGGTTCAACACTTGGCGGTAGTGGAAAGGCATGGGAGAACGGGGCACATCGGAAGGGGATTTGTTAGGGGGTTCGGAATGAGCGGAGCGATAGCCTCCACGGTCGCACACGATAGCCACAACCTGATAGTGGCTGGCAGCGATTTGAAGGACATGGTCGTGGCGGCCCGCGAGCTGGAGCGAGTCAGGGGCGGCCAGGTGGTGGTCTCTAATGGCAAACCGATCTCGATACTCCCACTTCCGGTGGGTGGCCTAATGTCTGACAGACCGGCAGAGGAGGTGGCCTCGCTGGAGGAAGAGCTGGACAGGGCGTACAGGTCCCTCGGAGGTACTAGAGAGGATCCGTTCATGGAACTCTCTTTCTTGGCTCTCTCGGTGATCCCAAAGCTGAAGCTGACCCCGAAGGGACTGGTCGATGTGAACAGGCAGGAGATAGTTCTCCCTCTCTTGGAGGTGATCTAA